A single region of the Lycium barbarum isolate Lr01 chromosome 2, ASM1917538v2, whole genome shotgun sequence genome encodes:
- the LOC132628674 gene encoding uncharacterized protein LOC132628674, with protein MSAPWPFVAWGMDVIGPIDPPASNGHCFILVSIDYFTKWVDATSHKSVTKKVVADFIKNNLICHFSVSESIITDNGANLNSHLMKDISEQFKITHKNSTTYRPQMNGAIEAANKNIKRILGKMVDNYKNWHEQLPYALTADAPPISLSTAKQRQEPKQRREIKTITAEMDNRDASDQKGRKKANDRCISGQKGHNE; from the exons ATGAGTGCTCCTTGGCCTTTCGTGGCGTGGggaatggatgtcataggaccgaTTGACCCTCCAGCCTCCAACGGACATTGCTTCATCTTAGTTTCCATAGACTATTTCACCAAATGGGTAGACGCAACTTCccacaaatcagtgaccaagaaagtgGTAGCTGACTTCATCAAGAACAATCTGATATGTCATTTCAGTGTATCGGAATCTATCATCACGGACAATGGCGCCAATCTGAACAgtcatttgatgaaggacatcaGTGAGCAATTCAAAATCACTCATAAGAACTCTACCAcctaccggccacaaatgaacgGAGCCATAGAAGCTGCCAATAAGAACATCAAAAGGATTTTGGGGAAGATggttgacaactacaagaattggcacgaacAGCTGCCTTATGCTCT GACAGCGGATGCACCACCGATCAGCTTATCCACAGCAAAACAAAGGCAGGAGCCCAAACAGAGGAGAGAGATCAAAACGATCACAGCAGAAATGGATAATAGGGATGCATCGGACCAAAAGGGTCGCAAAAAAGCAAATGATAGATGCATATCAGGCCAAAAGGGCCACAATGAATGA